One part of the Vitis riparia cultivar Riparia Gloire de Montpellier isolate 1030 chromosome 6, EGFV_Vit.rip_1.0, whole genome shotgun sequence genome encodes these proteins:
- the LOC117916591 gene encoding translation initiation factor IF-2 isoform X2: protein MRGRLPNPRSLTNVTRHTLISSSSFSTSSGRGGGRGRGLGGASPFDFASGAPEKPEPTADPNSESSESPFPLGLGHGRGKPPSQPSAPTLPPFSSFASTGIGRGRGRLTAHPTDSAPQQSPDFAPKKPIFFSKEDAADSAPKPQSQLGTTPPEENNLPVSILSALSGGAGRGQPLKQTPAPPKEENRHLRQPRQPVFRSPQQPVAGPPQPRLSREEAVKKAVGILSRGGDGGGGGDGDGDEGGRGRGFRGRGRGRGRGAQGWMGRGRGRGRGRMGDRRGRGGDAQDDYGAGLYLGDNADAEKLSNKIGLENMSKLDEAFEEMSGRVLPSPIEDAYLDALHTNCSIEFEPEYLMEEFGTNPDIDENPPIPLRDALEKMKPFLMQYEGIQSQEEWEWVIYHLLCLHLTQLDK, encoded by the exons ATGAGGGGAAGATTGCCAAACCCTAGGAGTCTTACCAATGTCACCAGACATACCCTAATATCATCCTCTTCCTTCTCCACTTCCTCCGGCCGGGGAGGGGGCCGGGGCCGCGGCCTCGGCGGAGCTTCCCCCTTCGATTTCGCTTCCGGCGCCCCAGAAAAACCCGAACCCACCGCTGATCCCAACTCTGAGTCATCTGAATCGCCATTTCCATTGGGACTCGGCCATGGCCGTGGAAAACCGCCCTCCCAACCTTCTGCTCCAACCCTACCTCCATTTTCCTCTTTCGCGTCCACTGGCATTGGGCGTGGTCGTGGGCGGCTCACCGCTCACCCAACTGACTCAGCTCCTCAACAGTCCCCTGATTTTGCACCCAAAAAGCCTATCTTTTTCAGCAAAGAAGATGCCGCAGATTCGGCACCAAAACCCCAATCTCAACTCGGTACAACCCCGCCGGAAGAAAACAATCTTCCGGTGAGCATACTTTCGGCGCTATCTGGTGGTGCTGGGCGTGGACAGCCACTGAAGCAAACACCAGCGCCGCCCAAAGAAGAGAACCGGCACCTCCGGCAGCCGCGGCAGCCGGTCTTCAGGTCGCCGCAGCAGCCGGTCGCTGGGCCGCCGCAGCCAAGATTGAGCCGGGAAGAGGCGGTGAAGAAGGCGGTGGGGATTTTGTCGCGCGGTGGTGATGGCGGTGGCGGTGGCGATGGCGATGGCGATGAAGGCGGAAGAGGAAGAGGTTTCAGAGGGAGAGGTCGTGGGCGGGGCAGAGGGGCACAGGGTTGGATGggaagagggagagggagagggagagggagaatGGGTGATCGGAGAGGTCGTGGAGGTGATGCCCAGGATGACTACGGGGCTGGGCTCTACCTTGGAGACAATGCTGATGCTGAGAAATTGAGTAATAAGATTGGGTTGGAGAATATGAGTAAATTGGATGAAGCATTTGAAGAGATGAGTGGTAGAGTGTTGCCTTCACCAATTGAGGATGCTTATTTGGATGCTCTCCATACCAATTGTTCG ATAGAGTTTGAGCCTGAGTACTTGATGGAGGAGTTCGGTACTAATCCGGATATCGATGAGAATCCCCCTATTCCTCTGCGGGATGCCCTCGAGAAGATGAAGCCGTTCCTGATGCAGTATGAGGGAATTCAGAGTCAAGAAGAGTGGGAG TGGGTCATTTATCATCTTCTCTGCCTCCACTTAACTCAACTTGATAAATGA
- the LOC117916591 gene encoding translation initiation factor IF-2 isoform X1 — translation MRGRLPNPRSLTNVTRHTLISSSSFSTSSGRGGGRGRGLGGASPFDFASGAPEKPEPTADPNSESSESPFPLGLGHGRGKPPSQPSAPTLPPFSSFASTGIGRGRGRLTAHPTDSAPQQSPDFAPKKPIFFSKEDAADSAPKPQSQLGTTPPEENNLPVSILSALSGGAGRGQPLKQTPAPPKEENRHLRQPRQPVFRSPQQPVAGPPQPRLSREEAVKKAVGILSRGGDGGGGGDGDGDEGGRGRGFRGRGRGRGRGAQGWMGRGRGRGRGRMGDRRGRGGDAQDDYGAGLYLGDNADAEKLSNKIGLENMSKLDEAFEEMSGRVLPSPIEDAYLDALHTNCSIEFEPEYLMEEFGTNPDIDENPPIPLRDALEKMKPFLMQYEGIQSQEEWEEVMKETMEKVPYLKELVDYYSGPDRVTAKKQQEELERVAKTLPETAPNSVKRFTDRAILSLQSNPGWGFDKKCQFMDKLVWEVSQHYK, via the exons ATGAGGGGAAGATTGCCAAACCCTAGGAGTCTTACCAATGTCACCAGACATACCCTAATATCATCCTCTTCCTTCTCCACTTCCTCCGGCCGGGGAGGGGGCCGGGGCCGCGGCCTCGGCGGAGCTTCCCCCTTCGATTTCGCTTCCGGCGCCCCAGAAAAACCCGAACCCACCGCTGATCCCAACTCTGAGTCATCTGAATCGCCATTTCCATTGGGACTCGGCCATGGCCGTGGAAAACCGCCCTCCCAACCTTCTGCTCCAACCCTACCTCCATTTTCCTCTTTCGCGTCCACTGGCATTGGGCGTGGTCGTGGGCGGCTCACCGCTCACCCAACTGACTCAGCTCCTCAACAGTCCCCTGATTTTGCACCCAAAAAGCCTATCTTTTTCAGCAAAGAAGATGCCGCAGATTCGGCACCAAAACCCCAATCTCAACTCGGTACAACCCCGCCGGAAGAAAACAATCTTCCGGTGAGCATACTTTCGGCGCTATCTGGTGGTGCTGGGCGTGGACAGCCACTGAAGCAAACACCAGCGCCGCCCAAAGAAGAGAACCGGCACCTCCGGCAGCCGCGGCAGCCGGTCTTCAGGTCGCCGCAGCAGCCGGTCGCTGGGCCGCCGCAGCCAAGATTGAGCCGGGAAGAGGCGGTGAAGAAGGCGGTGGGGATTTTGTCGCGCGGTGGTGATGGCGGTGGCGGTGGCGATGGCGATGGCGATGAAGGCGGAAGAGGAAGAGGTTTCAGAGGGAGAGGTCGTGGGCGGGGCAGAGGGGCACAGGGTTGGATGggaagagggagagggagagggagagggagaatGGGTGATCGGAGAGGTCGTGGAGGTGATGCCCAGGATGACTACGGGGCTGGGCTCTACCTTGGAGACAATGCTGATGCTGAGAAATTGAGTAATAAGATTGGGTTGGAGAATATGAGTAAATTGGATGAAGCATTTGAAGAGATGAGTGGTAGAGTGTTGCCTTCACCAATTGAGGATGCTTATTTGGATGCTCTCCATACCAATTGTTCG ATAGAGTTTGAGCCTGAGTACTTGATGGAGGAGTTCGGTACTAATCCGGATATCGATGAGAATCCCCCTATTCCTCTGCGGGATGCCCTCGAGAAGATGAAGCCGTTCCTGATGCAGTATGAGGGAATTCAGAGTCAAGAAGAGTGGGAG GAAGTCATGAAGGAAACAATGGAAAAAGTTCCATATCTGAAAGAACTTGTAGATTACTACAGTGGACCTGATAGAGTAACTGCAAAGAAACAACAAGAAGAGTTAGAAAGAGTTGCAAAAACTCTACCAGAAACTGCACCTAATTCAGTGAAGCGGTTCACTGATCGTGCCATTCTTTCTCTCCAG AGCAACCCCGGCTGGGGATTTGACAAGAAATGCCAGTTCATGGATAAGCTAGTGTGGGAGGTTTCACAGCATTACaaataa